The Corallococcus caeni genome includes a region encoding these proteins:
- a CDS encoding APC family permease has translation MGPLQLLALGVNGIVGVGIFFAPAEVAAQAPGLGAVWAFALTGLALVPVAFAFAVLGRRFDSDGGPVVFARAAFGERVSFLVGWVAYVSAFLSTSAVMAGLARAVAPSVGLGGPMGERLLASALVTGLAALVASGIRVSARTWTGLTVLKLLPLAALLGAFFFLPAGQVPPPLPATGTSWLKAGLTVMFAYQGFEIVPVIAGQVRASERTVPMATVGSLLLAMLLYVGLVWACVAALPDLAHAGAPLAQAAGVWGGAGLERLVGAGTSVSALGICVGMMVTTPRYLSALASGERSLFGLERMSATGVPMRALTVTWALVLGFVNLGDLSELFALSAIAVLMQFGVTAAALAVLALRRERGLRPAHALLAVPTLVLGLTLVAFGASAREAAVALVAVLAGLALMSLSRPREPAPVRLP, from the coding sequence ATCGGGCCACTTCAACTACTGGCCCTGGGCGTCAACGGCATTGTCGGCGTCGGCATCTTCTTCGCGCCCGCGGAGGTCGCCGCGCAGGCGCCCGGCCTGGGCGCGGTGTGGGCCTTCGCGCTGACGGGGCTCGCGCTGGTGCCCGTGGCGTTCGCGTTCGCGGTGCTCGGCCGGCGGTTCGACTCGGATGGCGGGCCCGTGGTGTTCGCGCGCGCGGCGTTCGGCGAGCGCGTGTCGTTCCTCGTCGGCTGGGTGGCCTACGTCAGCGCCTTCTTGAGCACGTCCGCGGTGATGGCGGGCCTGGCGCGGGCGGTGGCACCGTCGGTGGGCCTGGGAGGGCCCATGGGCGAGCGGCTGCTGGCCTCCGCGCTGGTGACGGGGCTGGCGGCGCTGGTGGCCTCCGGCATCCGCGTGTCCGCGCGGACATGGACGGGGCTCACGGTGCTCAAGCTACTGCCCCTGGCGGCGCTGCTGGGCGCGTTCTTCTTCCTGCCGGCCGGGCAGGTGCCGCCACCGCTGCCCGCCACGGGGACGTCCTGGCTCAAGGCGGGGCTGACGGTGATGTTCGCCTACCAGGGCTTTGAAATCGTCCCGGTCATCGCCGGGCAGGTGCGCGCGTCGGAGCGCACGGTGCCCATGGCGACGGTGGGCTCCTTGCTGCTGGCGATGCTGCTGTACGTGGGGCTCGTGTGGGCGTGCGTGGCGGCGCTGCCGGACCTGGCGCACGCGGGCGCGCCCCTGGCGCAGGCGGCGGGCGTGTGGGGCGGCGCGGGGCTGGAGCGGCTGGTGGGCGCGGGCACCAGCGTGTCCGCGCTGGGCATCTGCGTGGGGATGATGGTGACGACGCCGCGCTACCTGTCCGCGCTGGCCTCCGGGGAGCGCTCGCTGTTCGGGCTGGAGCGCATGTCCGCGACGGGCGTGCCCATGCGGGCGCTCACGGTGACGTGGGCGCTGGTGCTGGGGTTCGTGAACCTGGGCGACCTGTCGGAGCTCTTCGCCCTCTCCGCCATCGCGGTGCTGATGCAATTCGGTGTCACCGCGGCGGCGCTGGCGGTGCTGGCCCTGCGGCGGGAGCGGGGCCTGCGGCCGGCGCACGCGCTGCTCGCGGTGCCCACGCTGGTGCTGGGCCTGACGCTGGTGGCCTTCGGCGCGAGCGCGCGCGAGGCGGCGGTGGCCCTGGTGGCGGTGCTCGCGGGGCTGGCGCTGATGAGCCTGTCGCGGCCGAGGGAGCCAGCGCCCGTCCGCCTGCCCTGA
- a CDS encoding abortive infection system antitoxin AbiGi family protein — protein sequence MSDFVVHFTKPGPPYHDAYQNMMSILGARTLIPGAEGFGIARREAVVADRHRSVCFSEIPLDQLARLVQRRSLYGIAFRKSFILSQGGGPVWYVQYGSPAHLAMRHQLDQALAAKEPHKEPVWAVTPFVDIQGDAHNAPYSYRFDWEREWRVPGLLRFTEYDVAALFLPEEVHTLAQDFFAWAVRERAGPGYFCPVLDPGWKAEQIMEALAKQPEAPVAAERKSVQG from the coding sequence ATGTCCGACTTCGTGGTGCACTTCACGAAGCCCGGGCCTCCGTACCACGACGCCTACCAGAACATGATGAGCATCCTGGGAGCGCGCACGCTCATCCCGGGCGCGGAGGGGTTTGGCATCGCGCGGCGGGAGGCGGTGGTGGCGGACCGGCACCGCTCGGTGTGCTTCAGCGAGATTCCGCTCGATCAGCTCGCGAGGCTGGTGCAGCGCCGGAGCCTGTACGGCATCGCCTTCCGCAAGAGCTTCATCCTGTCGCAGGGCGGAGGACCCGTCTGGTACGTGCAGTACGGCTCCCCGGCGCACCTGGCGATGAGGCACCAGCTGGATCAGGCGCTGGCGGCGAAGGAGCCGCACAAGGAGCCCGTGTGGGCGGTGACGCCCTTCGTGGACATCCAGGGTGACGCGCACAACGCGCCCTACAGCTACCGCTTCGACTGGGAGCGCGAGTGGCGCGTCCCAGGCCTGCTGCGCTTCACGGAGTACGACGTCGCGGCGCTCTTCCTCCCGGAAGAGGTCCACACCCTGGCCCAGGACTTCTTCGCCTGGGCGGTGCGCGAGCGCGCGGGCCCGGGCTACTTCTGCCCGGTGCTGGATCCGGGCTGGAAGGCGGAGCAGATCATGGAGGCGCTGGCGAAGCAGCCGGAGGCGCCGGTGGCGGCGGAGCGCAAGAGCGTGCAGGGGTGA
- a CDS encoding Fic family protein, with amino-acid sequence MRLPSTPPDLHAFVQRVAREGAERLVALLERKPIGPEIDGRYLHWDELRRHPVSQGMTHEEWWYRVRAARAALGSDLPLLDKTGQPFSVARPDSLLSGLHRIDWQLGKRLELADPQLANSDVRDRYIIESLMEEAITSSQLEGASTTRKVAKEMLEQGRPPRTKDERMIFNNFQAMELMRRKAHAPLTTSLLLELHETITRDTLDAGEEGCLRRGDEPITVQDRASGEILHVPPDASELPGRLRQLCAFANDPGGDAFIHPVVRAIVIHFMLAYDHPFVDGNGRTARALFYWSMIRQGYWIAEFLSISRIIQRAQMQYSRAFLFTETDGGDVTYFLLHQLDVIQRATDDLYAYLNRKARDARQVDLLLQEDPSLNHRQRELLAHALHHPAARYDIQSHRRRHGVVYQTARQDLLDLEAAGFLSRSQVGRAFTFSPVAQLERRLKKHKA; translated from the coding sequence ATGCGACTCCCCTCGACGCCTCCAGACCTCCATGCATTCGTCCAGAGGGTGGCTCGGGAAGGAGCGGAGCGGCTTGTCGCCCTGCTGGAGCGCAAGCCGATAGGGCCGGAGATAGACGGTCGCTATCTCCACTGGGATGAGCTTCGCCGTCATCCCGTGTCCCAGGGCATGACACATGAAGAGTGGTGGTACCGGGTGAGGGCCGCACGCGCCGCGCTAGGCTCCGACCTGCCGCTTCTCGACAAGACAGGGCAGCCGTTCTCCGTTGCCCGTCCTGACAGTCTCCTATCGGGCCTGCACCGGATCGACTGGCAGCTCGGGAAGAGGCTGGAGCTGGCGGACCCTCAACTGGCCAATTCGGACGTCCGGGACCGATACATCATCGAGTCGTTGATGGAAGAGGCCATCACCTCCAGTCAGCTTGAAGGGGCCTCCACGACGCGAAAGGTCGCCAAGGAGATGCTGGAGCAGGGCCGTCCGCCTCGGACCAAGGACGAGCGGATGATCTTCAACAACTTCCAGGCGATGGAATTGATGCGCCGGAAGGCGCATGCGCCGCTGACGACCTCTCTGCTCCTGGAACTGCACGAAACCATCACGCGTGACACGCTTGACGCTGGCGAAGAGGGGTGCTTGCGGCGCGGCGATGAGCCCATCACCGTCCAGGACCGTGCGAGTGGAGAGATCCTCCATGTTCCCCCTGACGCCAGTGAACTGCCCGGCCGGTTGCGGCAGCTCTGTGCGTTCGCGAATGACCCTGGAGGGGATGCCTTCATCCATCCGGTCGTACGCGCCATCGTGATTCACTTCATGCTCGCCTACGACCATCCTTTCGTGGATGGAAACGGACGCACTGCTCGGGCCCTGTTCTATTGGAGCATGATTCGCCAGGGGTATTGGATCGCGGAGTTCCTCTCCATTTCCCGGATCATCCAGCGCGCCCAGATGCAATACAGCCGGGCGTTCCTGTTCACGGAGACGGACGGAGGAGACGTTACCTACTTCCTCCTGCACCAACTGGACGTCATCCAACGCGCGACCGATGACCTCTACGCGTATCTGAATCGGAAGGCGCGGGACGCCAGGCAGGTGGATCTTCTCCTCCAGGAGGATCCGAGCCTCAATCATCGGCAGCGAGAGTTGCTAGCACATGCTCTTCACCATCCGGCCGCGCGCTACGACATCCAGTCGCACCGGCGTCGGCACGGCGTGGTCTATCAAACCGCCCGTCAGGATCTCCTCGACCTCGAAGCCGCGGGGTTCTTGAGCAGGTCGCAGGTCGGACGGGCTTTCACCTTCTCTCCCGTTGCCCAGCTCGAGAGACGCCTCAAGAAACACAAGGCCTGA
- a CDS encoding GNAT family N-acetyltransferase: MIEVRTFDGDASEASWFLNRVWQSTYGKTAPLPVWDKRFYDWRLFRGGQAPRDYLLAAYEGKTLVGTLFAEPARLRLGRLEVDGSYGLRATVTNSHRGQGIGAKLAKELLRRHQDRAARLTLGFTTAEPRPPGFWRRSWNTRLFGGLGLWMYAFDARALARWSFTDNERRLFTLAQPFLRHRFREADREGIRPYQLADLGRCATLVHDMLRPVTLGYTYTTEQLAAQLQYRDVPHTFVLEQDGEVRGLVSSHSLLMTGVGELTAEVVDLMAFHDSVSAQDRQRLLQVAMQDMERRGVACAGMLRGPGTPVSLLCRSGWVPLPRRAKVTCLMPICDLDLPADPCVFTHLR, from the coding sequence ATGATTGAGGTGCGAACCTTTGACGGCGACGCCTCCGAGGCCTCCTGGTTCCTCAACCGCGTCTGGCAGTCCACCTACGGCAAGACGGCGCCGCTGCCCGTCTGGGACAAGCGCTTCTACGATTGGCGCCTGTTCCGGGGCGGCCAGGCGCCGCGCGACTACCTGCTGGCCGCCTACGAGGGGAAGACGCTGGTGGGCACCCTCTTCGCGGAGCCCGCGAGGCTCCGCCTGGGCCGCCTGGAGGTGGACGGCAGCTACGGACTGCGGGCCACCGTCACGAACTCCCATCGCGGACAGGGCATTGGCGCGAAGCTGGCAAAGGAGCTGCTCCGGCGGCACCAGGACCGGGCGGCGCGGCTCACCCTGGGCTTCACGACCGCGGAGCCCCGCCCGCCGGGCTTCTGGCGCAGGTCGTGGAACACGCGCCTCTTCGGGGGGCTCGGGCTGTGGATGTATGCCTTTGACGCGCGGGCGCTGGCCCGCTGGTCCTTCACGGACAACGAGCGGAGGCTGTTCACGCTGGCGCAGCCCTTCCTGCGGCACCGCTTCCGCGAGGCGGACCGCGAGGGCATCCGCCCGTATCAGCTCGCGGACCTGGGGCGCTGCGCGACGCTGGTCCACGACATGCTGCGCCCGGTGACGCTGGGCTACACGTACACGACCGAGCAGCTGGCGGCCCAGCTCCAGTACCGCGACGTGCCCCACACCTTCGTGCTGGAGCAGGACGGCGAGGTGCGCGGGCTCGTCAGCTCCCACAGCCTCTTGATGACGGGCGTGGGGGAGCTCACCGCGGAGGTCGTGGACCTGATGGCCTTCCACGACTCCGTGTCCGCGCAAGACCGGCAGCGGCTGCTCCAGGTGGCCATGCAGGACATGGAGCGCCGGGGCGTGGCGTGCGCGGGCATGCTGCGCGGGCCCGGCACGCCGGTGTCCCTGCTGTGTCGCTCGGGCTGGGTGCCGCTGCCCCGGCGCGCGAAGGTGACGTGCCTCATGCCCATCTGCGACCTGGACCTGCCCGCCGACCCGTGCGTCTTCACCCACCTGCGATGA
- a CDS encoding endonuclease/exonuclease/phosphatase family protein: MRIAAYNVHRLFDTVCATGSCGGSNYEELPTEAEFAAQVDQLGRAITALNADIVMLEEVETQASLDGLLSRVPQFMYSRLGETYSAASVDVAVLSRFPITEVRSHQSQYIYRPDGSATRFSRDLLEVHLDVDGAHVIVFAAHFRSKVNDDPGRRVAEAYASRSILLESVKEFPSALVVMGGDLNDVPGSEAINALDEVLLRVARDRPESDTWSYVYSGRGQAIDHLYLAPGGGGTYVPGSFRVARDGDGYGGSDHRAVYADFALTTPP; encoded by the coding sequence GTGCGCATCGCGGCGTACAACGTGCACCGCCTCTTCGACACGGTCTGCGCGACGGGCTCCTGCGGCGGCTCCAACTACGAGGAGCTGCCCACGGAGGCGGAGTTCGCGGCGCAGGTGGACCAGCTCGGCCGGGCCATCACCGCGCTCAACGCGGACATCGTGATGCTGGAAGAGGTTGAGACCCAGGCGTCGCTGGACGGGCTCCTGAGCCGGGTTCCACAGTTCATGTACTCGCGGCTCGGGGAGACCTACTCCGCCGCGTCGGTGGACGTGGCGGTCCTCTCCCGCTTCCCCATCACGGAAGTGCGCAGCCACCAAAGCCAGTACATCTACAGGCCGGACGGCTCGGCCACCCGCTTCTCACGCGACCTGCTGGAGGTGCACCTGGACGTGGACGGCGCGCACGTCATCGTCTTCGCGGCGCACTTCCGCTCCAAGGTGAACGACGATCCCGGCCGCCGCGTCGCGGAAGCCTATGCCTCGCGGAGCATCCTCCTCGAATCCGTGAAGGAGTTCCCCTCCGCGCTGGTGGTGATGGGCGGCGACCTCAACGACGTCCCCGGGTCGGAGGCCATCAACGCCCTGGACGAGGTCCTGCTGCGCGTCGCCAGGGACCGGCCGGAGAGCGATACGTGGTCGTATGTCTATTCTGGCCGGGGGCAGGCCATCGACCACCTCTACCTGGCGCCCGGAGGGGGCGGCACCTACGTGCCGGGCTCCTTCCGCGTGGCCCGCGACGGCGATGGCTACGGCGGCTCCGACCACCGCGCGGTGTACGCGGACTTCGCACTCACGACGCCTCCTTGA
- a CDS encoding macro domain-containing protein, with translation MAPALQLHLRDLGRALVEAWRREFDGVPGVTISQGDIFSERAGTVSASDPIDVRADAVVSPANSFGFMDGGIDAVYTYQLGPQVQERLRELLAKEHGGELPVGLAVLVPTGRPEIPWCISAPTMRVPADVSDTVNAYLAFRAALRAVLAHNATAKTPIRTMLCPGLATAVGRMPPERCARQMKEAWVRTVMGRPSIPHSLRQAAEDDFRLRVDPER, from the coding sequence ATGGCGCCTGCGCTTCAACTCCATCTGCGAGACCTGGGACGTGCACTGGTGGAGGCGTGGCGCCGGGAGTTCGACGGCGTTCCAGGTGTCACGATCTCTCAGGGAGACATCTTCTCGGAGCGCGCGGGCACGGTGTCCGCTTCGGATCCCATTGACGTGCGCGCGGACGCGGTGGTCAGTCCGGCGAACAGCTTCGGGTTCATGGATGGCGGCATCGATGCCGTCTACACGTACCAGCTGGGGCCCCAGGTCCAGGAGCGGCTGCGGGAACTGCTGGCGAAGGAGCACGGCGGCGAGCTGCCCGTGGGGCTGGCGGTGCTGGTCCCCACCGGGCGCCCGGAAATCCCGTGGTGCATCAGCGCGCCCACGATGCGCGTTCCCGCGGACGTCAGCGACACGGTGAATGCCTATCTCGCGTTCCGAGCCGCGTTGCGAGCCGTCCTCGCCCACAACGCCACGGCGAAGACGCCCATCCGGACGATGCTGTGTCCGGGCCTCGCGACCGCCGTGGGACGGATGCCGCCGGAGCGCTGCGCGCGCCAGATGAAGGAGGCTTGGGTGCGTACGGTCATGGGCAGGCCCTCCATTCCCCACTCGCTGCGCCAGGCCGCCGAGGACGACTTCCGGCTCCGTGTAGACCCGGAACGGTGA
- a CDS encoding DUF4153 domain-containing protein has product MNPSVPLSPLPPSPAPSVAAPARPLLPWVRAPRRTLAASLALGVFAEVLLDRQRWGLGFPLLVAALVGALAWLGGREGWQRARPNAWLLAPLGLVSGFVAVRDSSWLLALNVLTAAVLLMLLSHFWAAGRVERLGLTDYASVVLGAAVQPLRYAPALVRDSVDVQGIKAHSRFLGALSRGLLLTLPVLFVFGLLLDSADGVFSSTMQRLLSFDLGLDVVVARIAGVAFSACVAAGVLGHALRRRAVKELGDAEVTAATPRLGFIEALMLIFAVDALFFVFAAFQVAYLFVGDASSPASGYSFAEYARRGFFELVVVSALTLALVMALNRWTRRETRVAQTVFRAGTSLMVALTLVILASAMRRLSLYEDAFGYTLLRVHTHVFMVALGAALAWRAVTLWWKPERFAVGAFATALGSVLVLNFLNPEAFIVRHNLERSARTGGSLDTEMFFDLSADAVPGLVQAASTLQNGDQWRLETVLREHRERLSQGDTVPEWNLSRFLARRALLRTGAWSAPVNP; this is encoded by the coding sequence ATGAACCCGTCCGTTCCCCTGTCCCCCCTTCCTCCTTCTCCCGCCCCCTCCGTCGCGGCACCAGCCCGGCCGCTGCTGCCCTGGGTGCGCGCCCCGCGCCGGACGCTGGCGGCGTCGCTTGCCCTGGGCGTGTTCGCGGAGGTCCTGCTCGACAGGCAGCGCTGGGGCCTGGGCTTCCCGCTGCTGGTGGCGGCCCTGGTGGGCGCGCTCGCGTGGCTGGGGGGACGTGAAGGCTGGCAGCGGGCGCGGCCCAATGCGTGGCTGCTGGCGCCGCTGGGGCTGGTCAGCGGCTTCGTGGCGGTGCGGGACAGCTCCTGGCTGCTGGCGCTCAACGTGCTGACGGCGGCCGTGCTCCTGATGCTGCTGTCGCACTTCTGGGCCGCGGGCCGCGTGGAGCGGCTGGGGCTCACTGACTATGCCTCCGTCGTCCTCGGCGCCGCCGTCCAGCCCCTGCGCTACGCGCCGGCGCTCGTGCGGGACAGCGTGGACGTGCAGGGCATCAAGGCCCACTCGCGCTTTTTGGGGGCGCTGTCGCGGGGCTTGCTGCTGACGCTGCCGGTGCTGTTCGTGTTCGGGCTGCTGCTCGACTCCGCGGACGGGGTCTTCTCCTCCACCATGCAGCGGCTGCTGTCCTTCGACCTGGGGCTGGACGTGGTGGTGGCGCGCATCGCCGGCGTCGCGTTCAGCGCGTGCGTCGCGGCGGGCGTGCTGGGGCATGCGCTGCGCCGCCGCGCCGTGAAGGAGCTGGGGGACGCGGAGGTGACGGCCGCCACGCCGCGCCTGGGCTTCATTGAAGCGCTCATGCTCATCTTCGCCGTGGACGCGCTGTTCTTCGTCTTCGCGGCCTTCCAGGTGGCGTACCTGTTCGTCGGCGACGCGTCCTCCCCCGCGTCCGGCTACTCCTTCGCGGAGTACGCGCGGCGCGGCTTCTTCGAACTGGTGGTCGTCTCCGCGCTCACGCTGGCGCTGGTGATGGCCCTGAACCGCTGGACGCGGCGCGAGACGCGCGTGGCGCAGACCGTCTTCCGCGCGGGCACGTCGCTGATGGTGGCGCTGACGCTGGTCATCCTCGCGTCGGCGATGCGGCGGCTGTCGCTGTACGAGGACGCGTTCGGCTACACGCTGCTGCGCGTGCACACGCATGTCTTCATGGTGGCGCTGGGCGCGGCGCTGGCCTGGCGCGCGGTGACGCTGTGGTGGAAGCCGGAGCGCTTCGCGGTGGGCGCCTTCGCCACGGCGCTGGGCTCGGTGCTGGTGCTCAACTTCCTCAACCCGGAGGCCTTCATCGTCCGCCACAACCTGGAGCGGTCCGCACGCACCGGCGGTTCGCTGGACACCGAGATGTTCTTCGACCTGTCAGCGGACGCCGTGCCCGGGCTGGTCCAGGCGGCCTCCACTCTCCAGAATGGGGACCAGTGGCGTCTGGAGACCGTGCTGAGGGAGCACAGGGAGCGGCTGTCCCAGGGGGACACGGTCCCGGAGTGGAACCTCTCCCGCTTCCTCGCGCGCCGGGCGCTCCTGCGGACGGGGGCGTGGAGTGCGCCCGTGAATCCGTGA